One part of the Flavobacterium johnsoniae UW101 genome encodes these proteins:
- a CDS encoding RagB/SusD family nutrient uptake outer membrane protein yields the protein MKKYIFIAAGALLLFAQSSCTDELTQLPLSQGTIENFYATPGDFVQARNATYSIAFHGTSVYGYANRLMNLSETRSDNLMATTQASRDWEGINSFYTSISSNTYVKEAYLTNYNAIYKANQLLEKIAEKGDAIFTNPADKTAMAAEARFLRAFCYFDLVRWFGRVPLIDRTVTAQEASKIPRSAVADIYKLIISDLELAIPDLAPSYDTANFGRVTKYGAKAILGLVYMTRSSPTYGIDGAMLGLNEWDKAYKELNDIKLSGLYAFGTDYDPIFKTEGNANKENVLVIPYTQNISTPVGGNFMVELGYEPYFASVNLSAQGALEARPISNGFMNMFTAADKRKIFGIATSYTVASGTYKGSYTLPVFKKYIDAARYGNGREDWGVDFMITRYTDVLMLMAECTLHGGGGSQAEVDDIVNKVRTRAGLTANASNITLDQLFDERRKEFFAEGTRWFDLIRSGKAVTIMNAWKAAEDTENKIRTIDNNSLLYPIPLSEILAVPGLYDQNLGYD from the coding sequence ATGAAAAAATATATCTTCATAGCGGCAGGTGCTTTACTATTATTTGCACAGTCATCTTGTACAGACGAGCTGACACAGCTGCCTTTGTCTCAGGGAACAATTGAGAATTTTTATGCAACTCCCGGCGATTTTGTTCAGGCGAGAAATGCAACCTATTCAATAGCTTTTCACGGAACAAGCGTATATGGTTATGCAAACCGATTAATGAATTTAAGCGAAACCAGATCAGATAATTTGATGGCCACTACACAAGCATCAAGAGACTGGGAAGGAATTAACAGTTTTTATACTTCTATTAGTTCTAACACTTACGTGAAAGAAGCGTATTTAACGAATTACAATGCCATTTACAAAGCCAATCAGTTATTAGAAAAAATAGCCGAAAAAGGAGATGCCATTTTTACAAATCCGGCAGATAAAACGGCAATGGCAGCAGAAGCACGTTTTCTTAGAGCATTTTGTTATTTTGATTTAGTAAGATGGTTTGGCCGAGTGCCGTTAATAGACAGAACTGTAACAGCTCAGGAAGCATCAAAAATACCAAGAAGTGCTGTTGCCGATATTTATAAATTAATTATCTCAGATTTAGAACTGGCTATTCCGGATCTTGCTCCGTCTTATGATACTGCCAATTTTGGACGTGTTACTAAATATGGTGCAAAAGCTATTTTAGGTTTGGTTTACATGACACGTTCAAGCCCGACTTACGGAATTGACGGTGCAATGCTGGGTTTAAACGAATGGGACAAAGCCTATAAAGAATTAAATGATATTAAATTAAGCGGTTTATATGCCTTTGGAACAGATTACGATCCGATTTTTAAAACCGAAGGAAATGCGAATAAAGAAAATGTATTGGTAATTCCGTACACACAAAATATTTCAACTCCGGTAGGAGGTAACTTTATGGTAGAATTAGGATATGAACCTTATTTTGCTTCTGTAAATTTATCAGCACAAGGAGCTTTAGAAGCAAGACCAATCTCAAACGGATTCATGAATATGTTTACCGCAGCAGATAAAAGAAAAATTTTCGGAATCGCGACAAGTTATACCGTAGCTTCAGGAACATACAAAGGCAGTTATACACTTCCGGTTTTCAAAAAGTACATTGATGCAGCAAGATATGGAAACGGTCGTGAAGACTGGGGAGTTGATTTTATGATTACACGTTACACAGATGTATTAATGCTTATGGCCGAATGTACGCTGCATGGCGGAGGAGGTTCTCAGGCAGAAGTTGACGATATTGTAAACAAAGTAAGAACCAGAGCCGGACTTACTGCAAATGCTTCAAATATTACACTTGACCAATTATTTGACGAAAGAAGAAAAGAATTCTTTGCAGAAGGAACAAGATGGTTTGATTTAATAAGATCTGGAAAAGCAGTAACCATTATGAACGCCTGGAAAGCGGCTGAAGATACCGAAAACAAAATCAGAACTATTGATAATAATTCATTGTTATATCCAATTCCGTTATCAGAAATCTTAGCGGTTCCTGGACTTTACGATCAAAATCTTGGTTACGATTAA
- a CDS encoding SusC/RagA family TonB-linked outer membrane protein, which produces MKNKLNLLLIMALFVLAYSSGYAQEKTVTGTVTDPAKLSIPGVNVIVKGTNRSTSTDFDGKYTISAAPGETLVFSFVGFVKQEIKIGAAPSYNISMEAESANLSEVVVIGYGTQKKKLTSGAISGIKTESFTERPISRIDQGLIGQVAGVRVKQTTGLPGQPFSIEIRGAGSITAGNEPLYVIDGFPIYTEGSNSNGGFSNGSPLDNMNPNDVASIEVLKDASAAAIYGSRASNGVVIITTKKGKKGKPKFTFNTYGGVNKEVNRVDMLTAEGWISRAKTMIDSQWVGSGIAGASASQTTAERIAAYNAVNPTAPLTTANSRYYTYLHDDRWDMPGHPGLDYIDWQDKVFRTGEFSNYQLTASGATDAVNYYVSANYQKNTGYIVGTDYSLFSARANIDIKLSENFKMGINLAPSYSIKNDPGVEGKDNTLFKALTATPVFESAANAAGEKYTTRYAWGSSTTNMLNALARTGRNSMYRNLISGYASYQFAKSFTLKSTINFDNSDNVNESYTPNDVIASIRGAYNTYRRQNIVNENTLTYDKTFGNHSFNLLLGESFNAYEITKSTMSSGALYNSSSIETLPAGSIGSTTAEKNTLLSYFSRIQYNFKEKYILAASIRRDGSSKFGTDRRWGTFSSLSLGWRVKQEAFLQNVDWLTELKLRASTGINGSNNIGSYAQYATLGTYNYSIGGAVAIGQGAASIPNPSLHWEESKSIDFGLDFGIIKNRLTGTFELYRKNNSELLLRVPVPGDSGFQTYLTNIGEVQNQGWEFELNSLNVKTQSFEWRTSANISHNENKVLALGPNQSKIEISNAYDGGVPFVKLEVGKPMYTIFGLQQNGVITQADIDAGGTTIGGNKLVLGDPRYVDQNGDKKINSEDRVDLGNPTPKYTWGITNNFKYKDFDLSVLVQGQNGGTVYGLTGRAIDRTGMGSVENSLNVDPAVRGNWRTSFGYQANSDWLYKSDYVSVRSISIGYNLRQALKGISRIDNARLYVTGENWFYWNKYKVGFNPEAVNTSASSNSDFSVPVDYGGAPLAKSLVIGLNINFN; this is translated from the coding sequence AAAGTGCCAACCTGAGTGAAGTTGTAGTAATTGGTTACGGTACTCAAAAGAAAAAACTTACCTCTGGAGCAATTTCAGGAATTAAGACCGAATCTTTTACGGAACGTCCGATTTCGAGAATCGATCAGGGATTAATTGGTCAGGTAGCCGGAGTTCGTGTAAAGCAGACTACAGGTTTACCGGGACAGCCTTTTAGTATCGAAATCAGGGGAGCAGGTTCTATTACGGCAGGAAACGAGCCTTTGTACGTAATTGATGGATTTCCAATTTATACTGAAGGATCAAACAGTAACGGAGGATTTTCAAACGGAAGTCCGCTTGACAATATGAACCCGAATGATGTGGCTTCGATTGAAGTTTTAAAAGATGCTTCGGCAGCAGCTATTTACGGTTCAAGAGCTTCAAATGGAGTAGTAATTATTACAACAAAAAAAGGGAAAAAAGGAAAACCGAAATTTACTTTTAATACCTACGGAGGGGTTAACAAAGAAGTTAACCGAGTAGACATGCTTACCGCGGAAGGATGGATTAGCCGTGCTAAGACGATGATCGATTCACAATGGGTAGGATCTGGAATTGCAGGAGCATCTGCCAGCCAGACTACGGCAGAAAGAATTGCAGCTTATAACGCTGTAAACCCAACAGCTCCGCTTACTACAGCCAATTCGAGATATTACACCTATCTGCATGATGACAGATGGGATATGCCGGGTCATCCTGGATTAGATTACATCGACTGGCAGGATAAAGTATTCCGTACGGGAGAATTCAGCAACTATCAATTAACCGCTTCGGGAGCTACAGACGCAGTAAATTATTATGTTTCTGCCAACTATCAAAAAAATACTGGATATATTGTGGGGACAGATTATTCTCTTTTCTCGGCAAGAGCTAATATAGATATTAAGCTTTCTGAAAACTTTAAAATGGGAATCAATTTAGCGCCTTCGTATTCAATTAAAAACGATCCGGGTGTTGAAGGAAAAGATAATACACTTTTTAAAGCGCTTACGGCAACTCCGGTTTTTGAAAGTGCAGCAAATGCAGCAGGAGAAAAATATACAACACGTTATGCCTGGGGTTCCAGCACAACCAATATGCTGAATGCTCTGGCAAGAACAGGAAGAAACTCTATGTACAGAAACCTGATTTCTGGATATGCCAGTTATCAGTTTGCTAAAAGTTTTACGCTGAAAAGCACCATCAACTTTGATAATTCAGACAACGTAAATGAAAGTTATACGCCAAACGATGTAATCGCAAGTATCAGAGGAGCTTATAATACTTACAGAAGACAGAATATCGTAAATGAAAATACACTGACTTATGATAAAACTTTTGGAAATCATAGTTTTAACCTGCTTTTAGGAGAGTCTTTTAATGCGTATGAAATTACAAAATCGACTATGTCTTCGGGAGCGCTTTACAACAGTTCAAGTATCGAAACTCTGCCTGCCGGATCTATTGGTTCTACAACTGCAGAAAAAAATACATTGTTATCTTATTTTTCTCGTATCCAGTACAATTTCAAAGAAAAATATATTTTGGCAGCGAGTATTAGACGTGACGGTTCTTCTAAATTTGGAACAGACAGAAGATGGGGAACTTTTTCTTCTCTTTCTTTAGGATGGAGAGTAAAACAAGAAGCATTTTTACAAAATGTTGACTGGTTAACTGAACTTAAATTAAGAGCCAGCACTGGTATAAACGGAAGTAACAATATTGGAAGTTATGCGCAGTATGCTACTCTTGGAACTTACAATTACTCAATTGGCGGTGCAGTAGCCATTGGTCAGGGAGCCGCTTCTATACCAAACCCTTCATTGCACTGGGAAGAATCAAAAAGTATAGATTTTGGTCTTGATTTCGGAATCATCAAAAACAGACTTACTGGAACTTTTGAGCTATATAGAAAAAACAACAGCGAACTGCTTTTAAGAGTTCCGGTTCCGGGAGATTCTGGTTTTCAAACATATTTAACCAACATTGGAGAGGTACAAAATCAGGGATGGGAATTTGAGTTAAACTCTTTAAACGTGAAAACGCAAAGTTTTGAATGGAGAACTTCTGCCAACATCAGCCATAACGAAAACAAAGTTTTGGCATTAGGTCCTAATCAGTCAAAAATTGAAATCAGTAATGCTTATGACGGAGGTGTTCCGTTTGTGAAACTGGAAGTAGGAAAACCAATGTACACCATCTTTGGTTTACAGCAGAATGGTGTAATCACCCAGGCAGATATTGATGCAGGAGGTACAACGATTGGAGGAAATAAACTGGTTCTTGGAGATCCTAGATATGTAGATCAGAATGGAGATAAAAAAATCAATTCAGAAGACCGTGTTGATTTAGGAAACCCAACGCCAAAATATACTTGGGGAATTACCAACAATTTTAAATACAAAGATTTTGATTTGAGTGTTTTGGTACAAGGACAAAACGGAGGAACAGTTTACGGATTAACCGGTCGTGCAATTGACCGTACCGGAATGGGATCTGTAGAAAATTCTCTAAATGTTGATCCGGCAGTGAGAGGAAACTGGAGAACCTCTTTTGGTTATCAGGCAAACTCAGACTGGTTGTATAAATCTGATTATGTAAGTGTTAGAAGCATTTCAATTGGATATAATTTAAGACAGGCTCTTAAAGGAATTTCAAGAATTGATAACGCAAGATTATATGTAACGGGCGAAAACTGGTTCTACTGGAACAAATACAAAGTAGGTTTCAACCCAGAAGCCGTAAATACTTCAGCAAGTTCAAACAGCGATTTTTCGGTGCCGGTAGATTACGGAGGAGCACCTTTAGCAAAATCTTTAGTGATCGGGCTTAACATTAATTTTAATTAA